In Sodalis ligni, a single genomic region encodes these proteins:
- a CDS encoding AAA family ATPase: protein MADTRAASHDEPGKTHFADARPSEYGRPVAGNGKRVVLVNGIPASGKSTVAVELSKRTGWLHLSLDGIKNPFLQLIDGVDRAFNRVLGRASYQAIWSIVADAPPGSTFIIDAWFGFQPKEVLRNYLIQADVTRLAEVWCDISGELAAERYLARLDQRLPGHPGKEYVPELIALANRAEPMAFGPVYLARQNQFVDINALDDWIAQVFESPVDINKPA, encoded by the coding sequence ATGGCTGATACCAGAGCAGCTTCTCACGACGAACCGGGTAAAACTCATTTTGCCGACGCAAGGCCGTCGGAATATGGGCGCCCTGTCGCGGGAAACGGCAAACGTGTTGTGCTGGTCAACGGAATTCCCGCGTCCGGCAAAAGCACTGTCGCCGTTGAGCTCTCTAAACGTACCGGCTGGTTGCACTTATCTCTTGACGGCATAAAGAATCCTTTCCTTCAGCTTATCGACGGTGTGGATCGCGCCTTTAACCGGGTATTGGGCAGAGCAAGCTATCAGGCCATCTGGTCTATCGTCGCCGACGCGCCCCCGGGAAGTACCTTTATTATTGATGCCTGGTTTGGTTTTCAACCAAAAGAAGTGCTCAGGAATTACCTGATACAGGCGGATGTAACCCGTCTGGCCGAAGTCTGGTGCGATATTTCAGGGGAATTGGCTGCGGAACGCTATCTCGCCCGCCTTGATCAGCGATTACCCGGACACCCTGGGAAAGAATATGTCCCTGAATTGATTGCGCTGGCAAACCGCGCGGAGCCTATGGCTTTCGGCCCCGTATATCTGGCACGGCAAAATCAGTTTGTTGATATAAATGCATTGGATGACTGGATCGCTCAGGTCTTCGAGTCACCCGTCGATATTAATAAACCGGCTTAA
- a CDS encoding sugar-binding transcriptional regulator, which produces MTATRAMMHMVAKLHYESDMSQVDIARKLGLSTATISRLLNKARAAGIIRIEVIELTSPENMTDELIQRLGLKTASVVETPPSNILSSLATPLSSLLQQAKLGSGSVVGIGWGRAIREVTVAGLPRIPGILTVALNGGMQQAAPHFQINEFVRLAAQHMEGTPYFLHAPYISSAELRDAFLSDHSVQGIISLWDRLDVAIVGVGLTHAPKPSESTAATLDEQALSQAAGDVLRHYVTESGGILHWEGEERMIAASPEQLRRTPLTIGVAATPEKAAGIIGAVRSGMINSLVTDVNTAQAILDRLTAQEGAEPAKKPA; this is translated from the coding sequence GTGACGGCAACGCGCGCCATGATGCATATGGTGGCGAAGCTGCACTATGAGTCAGATATGTCCCAGGTGGACATAGCCCGGAAGCTGGGTTTATCAACCGCGACCATTTCACGTTTGCTTAACAAAGCGCGCGCGGCGGGAATTATCAGGATTGAGGTCATTGAATTGACGTCGCCGGAAAATATGACTGACGAATTGATCCAGCGCCTTGGATTGAAGACGGCGTCGGTGGTGGAAACCCCGCCCAGCAATATTTTAAGCTCGCTGGCGACGCCTTTGTCCTCCCTCCTGCAGCAGGCGAAACTGGGCAGCGGTTCGGTGGTAGGCATTGGTTGGGGCCGGGCGATAAGGGAAGTGACCGTGGCAGGGTTGCCCCGCATACCGGGGATATTGACCGTCGCGCTGAACGGCGGTATGCAGCAGGCCGCGCCCCATTTCCAGATCAATGAGTTCGTCCGTCTGGCCGCGCAGCACATGGAGGGCACCCCTTATTTTCTGCATGCGCCTTATATCTCTTCCGCTGAACTGCGCGATGCATTTCTCAGCGACCACAGCGTTCAGGGTATTATTTCGCTGTGGGACCGGCTGGATGTCGCTATTGTCGGCGTCGGCTTGACCCATGCCCCCAAACCCAGCGAGTCCACCGCCGCCACTCTTGATGAGCAAGCGCTCAGCCAGGCCGCCGGCGATGTGCTGCGCCACTATGTGACCGAGTCGGGGGGGATCCTGCATTGGGAAGGGGAGGAGCGGATGATTGCCGCGTCGCCGGAGCAGCTGCGCCGCACGCCGCTGACCATCGGCGTCGCCGCCACGCCGGAGAAAGCCGCCGGGATTATCGGCGCCGTGCGATCCGGCATGATCAATTCTCTGGTGACCGATGTGAATACCGCCCAGGCAATACTGGATCGGTTAACCGCACAGGAAGGGGCGGAGCCGGCAAAAAAACCGGCATAA
- a CDS encoding tagatose-bisphosphate aldolase encodes MSKMSTSELRGYQQICGNNGAMMVIACDQRGAMRSLLTSDPELQSKISEKQLGTIKADITRYLASNASCVLVDPVCAVPQLVDDGVISRNTALLIGLDASGWDTSPEGYRLSRLVPNVNARHVRELGGTGGKIMVYLRSDHDEANRHNIAILRQCVEDFAKEDILLVVEYLTYQLEGESDEEYKAKFPELIKGGAKIALECGAKVLKLPYPGSPQACAEITRIAGDVPWAVLSAGVDHATFLKQVADAMSNGASGVIAGRSLWKDCISLDSALTKGKLETLAVPRLNEIQAVIRQYYRADKLNQGALAGQVHHG; translated from the coding sequence ATGTCAAAGATGTCTACTTCAGAGTTACGAGGCTATCAGCAAATCTGCGGCAATAACGGCGCAATGATGGTCATCGCCTGCGACCAGCGCGGCGCTATGCGCAGCCTGCTCACCAGCGACCCGGAGCTGCAGTCGAAAATTTCCGAAAAGCAGTTGGGAACGATTAAGGCCGATATCACCCGTTATTTGGCCAGCAATGCCTCCTGCGTACTGGTGGATCCGGTCTGCGCGGTACCGCAGTTGGTTGACGACGGCGTGATTTCCCGCAATACAGCCCTGTTGATTGGTCTGGACGCCTCAGGCTGGGATACTTCCCCTGAGGGTTACCGCCTTTCCCGGCTGGTACCCAATGTGAACGCCCGGCATGTGCGCGAGCTGGGGGGCACCGGCGGCAAGATAATGGTATACCTGCGTTCCGATCATGACGAGGCGAACCGTCACAATATCGCTATACTGCGTCAGTGCGTGGAAGATTTCGCCAAAGAAGATATATTGCTGGTGGTTGAGTATCTCACCTATCAGCTTGAGGGTGAAAGCGACGAAGAGTATAAAGCCAAATTCCCAGAGCTTATTAAAGGCGGCGCGAAGATTGCCCTGGAATGCGGCGCCAAGGTATTGAAGCTGCCCTATCCCGGCTCGCCGCAGGCCTGTGCCGAGATTACCCGCATCGCCGGCGATGTTCCCTGGGCCGTGCTTTCCGCCGGCGTCGATCACGCCACGTTTTTGAAACAGGTGGCCGACGCCATGAGCAACGGCGCTTCGGGGGTGATTGCCGGACGTTCCCTTTGGAAGGACTGCATTTCCCTGGACAGCGCATTGACGAAAGGCAAGCTGGAGACGCTGGCGGTGCCTCGCCTGAATGAAATCCAGGCCGTTATCCGGCAGTATTATCGTGCGGACAAACTTAACCAAGGCGCATTGGCGGGACAGGTACACCATGGCTGA